A part of Planococcus sp. MB-3u-03 genomic DNA contains:
- the tpiA gene encoding triose-phosphate isomerase yields MRKPIIAGNWKMYKTASQAKEFVEKVNGLVPDADKLDSVICAPSLYLTQLVDAAENSALKIGAQTMHDKGEGAFTGEISPVQLADIGVDYVIIGHSERRQYFNETDETVNAKVKSAFSHQLTPILCVGETDEQREAGQMESIVEAQVEKAVEGLTDAQIAELVIAYEPIWAIGTGKTATAEDANEACGIVRKKIASLYSDETAEKVRIQYGGSVKPANIQELLSMEHIAVALVGGASLETDSFVKLLEAGSNA; encoded by the coding sequence GTGAGAAAACCGATTATTGCAGGTAACTGGAAAATGTATAAAACAGCATCACAAGCAAAGGAATTTGTAGAAAAAGTAAACGGCTTAGTGCCGGATGCAGACAAGCTTGATTCTGTCATTTGTGCGCCGTCCCTCTACCTGACTCAATTAGTCGATGCTGCTGAAAACAGCGCATTGAAAATTGGTGCACAGACAATGCACGACAAAGGCGAAGGCGCATTCACTGGCGAAATCAGCCCTGTGCAATTGGCAGATATCGGCGTTGACTACGTCATTATCGGACATTCAGAACGCCGCCAGTATTTCAATGAAACAGACGAAACAGTCAATGCAAAAGTGAAATCGGCATTTTCACATCAATTGACGCCGATCCTTTGTGTCGGCGAAACCGACGAACAGCGAGAAGCGGGCCAAATGGAAAGCATCGTGGAAGCGCAAGTTGAGAAGGCCGTAGAGGGCTTGACCGACGCACAAATCGCAGAACTGGTCATTGCTTACGAGCCAATCTGGGCAATCGGTACAGGCAAAACAGCAACAGCTGAAGATGCCAACGAAGCGTGCGGCATCGTCCGCAAGAAAATCGCTTCACTTTACAGCGATGAAACGGCCGAAAAAGTCCGCATCCAGTATGGCGGAAGCGTGAAACCTGCCAATATCCAGGAATTGCTCTCGATGGAGCATATCGCAGTGGCATTAGTTGGCGGAGCGAGCTTGGAAACGGACTCGTTCGTCAAATTGTTGGAGGCGGGTTCGAATGCGTAA